One Vitis vinifera cultivar Pinot Noir 40024 chromosome 15, ASM3070453v1 genomic window, cctcctcctcctcctcctcctcttcctcctcctccaccaAACATGCCATTATTCCAGTATGCAGCAGTAGCTGGACTCCCTTGTCCCTTATTATTACCACTACAATCATGATCAACTCCAGTGCTTGTTGTGGCTGGGAGCTGTTTCACTTCTccaaaaggaaacaaaaccCTTCCGGTAGTACTCATATTCTGCTGAGGATCAACCCCATGTAGATGAGCAGAAAAACTGAGGTGGGGTACTTTGAATTCTTGCAGAGGAAACCCTGATGTGAATAGGGTGCTTGATGAATCCGGCATCGGTGCTGGGACAAAGGAACTCAACCCCCTGGAAGTGATCCCAGTCTTGAGAAGCTCCAAGGCTGAAAGATGAGATAAagtggaggaagaagaagaagaggaagaagaagagcagTTGTTGTTCTCGATTTTGGGCACTTCAGCAAACTGAGAGATGCCATGGTAGTACTGTGGAAGTGGAAAAGCCAAGTTGAGATCATGGGGTTCATGGATCCTAGGGTTTTCAGAGGAAAAGTGGGAGAGAATTGGAGGGTTCAGATCAGGAAGATGGGTTTTGAATGAGGATGAAGATGTcaatgaagaagataaagaagaagaagtagtAATAGATCTCTTGTTCTTCCTTGAACCTCCTCCAACAGGGACATTCCTCAGAGTTCCTCCTTCAGTCCAATACCTTCTACAAGTTTTGCAGAAGTACCTTGGCTGAGTGAGACTATAGTTGTTGTAGTAACAGAACTTGGTGTTGGTTGAGCTACATCTTGGACAATTCACAGCCTGATCCTTCTGGGGCCTTGCCTTCCTCTCCAACACAGGCTTAGAACAAGTATGATCAGAGTTTATCGAAATCGATATCGCCTCTTCCATGTCCTTGGCTTCTCCGATACTATTCTCCTGAAACCCCCATGAAAACAGCAACAATTTTCAGCATCAAAATCAAAGGATCATCACCCACAAAccaaacacacaaaaaaaaaaaaaaaagggttgctTTTGATAGGAAAAGAATActgaaaaaacaaacattaaTAACTACTATTACTACCTTTTCTTTCATGCCTTTATTGGTGATCACATAAgcaaaaaggggaagaaaaaagaatataaagtgAAGAGCTAGCTAGCTTCCATGTTTCAAGAACAGATCAAAACTCATGCATGGATTACAAAatcaggagaaaaaaaaaaaaaatcagcccCAGATGTGAAAAGGTTCAGAacagtagaaagaaaatgaaacaagtGAACCAACCTGAGGCCATTGAGCATTATTCATGACTTCAAAAGATCGagaaaaggggaagaaaaaacAAGTGATGATGTCTTCAGAGaaaaagagagggagagagggagagagggagagagagagagagatagataAAGGGAGAATTCACCTCTCCTTTGTCTGCAGCTGCCCCCAAGTGCAAGAAAGAATGTTTGGGATTGTTTGTGTGGTGGCTTTATGTGGTGGCTTTATGTGTTGGCTTTATTACTTTACAAATGATGAAGAAAGTGATAGTAATGGGTTTGTTTTGACCACACAACAATATATTTTCCTACTAAAATTCCTTGGTGGGAAAAAAGGGGTAGATTATTGCCACCATTCAATcttaattatacatatatatttaaaaattaatcttcATTTACCACAAATTAATCTCATTGCCCATCCCAATTTAATCATTAATGCTCAATATTTAAGTGATATAAGACCGAGATAACCCATTTCACTTAAAATTTGCTTCATTGATAGTTGATAAAATAGATGATTATTAACATAATATCTCAAAAACTACAATTATTACTCATTATATTCTTGTAGATCAGAATTAAGAATGTTTTTCACTATCTCGGGTTCCTCTTTTCCCACCCCATATTAGGGGAAAGTCGTGATTCTTGTTTCTTCCTCTTGTCCCATCCTTTTTAGTGCTTTTCCTAAAAACTAATTTGTGATTAGTGTTGTGATTAtctctatttttataaaagtaaaaataaaataaaattaaattaataatatttaaaaaaaattagatcatatcacattttatttaattttaatttgttttaatacatattattgattcaaattgaattaatttatccaaatgaaaattttgaagagaaagaTCTTTGAAGATTTAAGTATAGCTTAGGGTTAATATTGttgttaaaaaatgtttaaggtGAAATTAAGGAaagttatttttgtagtttatcaaagaaaaatacgGTATACATATAAAGAATATAAACTATATAGTAAAgtctctttgaaaaaaaaaatgtgcaaGTGTCAAAGTCTAGGGAGAAAGGGAGGGGAGACAAAAGCAACTGTGGTAGGACCCAATTAATGCGGTGGTAGGATTGATGAGAAAAAATGTGTTGGTTTCTTTCTTCTGATTGGGACatttttgttgtttctcttCAAATCCACCAAGTTTCCCAATCTCtttctccttttatttatttatttatttatttattttcttaattatattataatattggGTAGTCTTCTCTAgctaatttttttgaaaaccaaaggCGCTGCtcctgttttctgtttttatttttttatttttaaaattaaataaataaatgaaaataaggttATAA contains:
- the LOC100263781 gene encoding dof zinc finger protein DOF2.5, whose protein sequence is MKEKENSIGEAKDMEEAISISINSDHTCSKPVLERKARPQKDQAVNCPRCSSTNTKFCYYNNYSLTQPRYFCKTCRRYWTEGGTLRNVPVGGGSRKNKRSITTSSSLSSSLTSSSSFKTHLPDLNPPILSHFSSENPRIHEPHDLNLAFPLPQYYHGISQFAEVPKIENNNCSSSSSSSSSSTLSHLSALELLKTGITSRGLSSFVPAPMPDSSSTLFTSGFPLQEFKVPHLSFSAHLHGVDPQQNMSTTGRVLFPFGEVKQLPATTSTGVDHDCSGNNKGQGSPATAAYWNNGMFGGGGGRGGGGGGGGSW